The DNA window GCGGGGTCCGTGGCTCGGCCGGTGGCCGTCGACACCGCGGCGAGTGCCCCGAGGCCGACCGCACCCCGAAGGACAGCTCGCCGGGGCACGACCGGGCCCCGGCTCGTCTCGTCGACATCGACCTGTGCCCGACGTATCGCGATGGGAGGCGACTTCACGGACCGACGGTAGGACCGCGAACCTGAAAACCAGCTGAAAAGCGGCCTCAGGTCCGTTCGGCTGCCGCGATGCCCGACGGTGGCGTGGCGCGCACCGATTCCTCGACGAGATCGAGGACGGCATGCAGATCCTCGGTGGGGCGTCCGGAGGCCAGCCGGGTGATCAGACCGTCGAGGACGAGGTCGAGATAGTCGAGCAGCACCGCGGTGGGTACGTCGCCGCGCAACCGGCCGGTCTCGCGGCCGCGCTGCAGCCGGTCCAGGGTGGCCTTCTCCAGGTCGGCCGAGTGCGCCGTCCACGCATCGCGAAATGCCGCGTCGGTACGCAACTTTCGGGCGATCTCCAGCCGGGTGCCCAGCCAGTCGAAATCCTGTGGCCGGGCCAGCACGTTACGCATGACCTGTACCAGACCCTGCTCGGCGGCGACATCGGCCATCCGCTCGGCGTCTTCTTGTGCGAGCGCGAGGAACAACGCCTCCTTGTCGCGGAAGTGATGGAAGATCGCCCCGCGTGACATTCCGGTCGACTCCTCGATGCGTTTGACCGTCGCACCGTCGTAGCCGAACTCGGCGAAGCAATGCCGCGCGCCGTCGAGAATCTCTCGACGACGCGCGGCCAGGTGATCATCGCTGACCTTGGGCACCGTTGGCTCCCTTGATCATTGAGTACCCCATGACTCCTGACGGCACGCGTCAGCTGTTGATCATGTTGCGCAGCACGTACTGCAGGATGCCTCCGTTGCGGTAGTAATCGGCCTCACCGGGCGTGTCGATGCGGACCTTGGCGTCGAACTCGATGGTCGAGCCGTCCTCCTTGGTCGCGGTGACATGCACGGTCGCCGGCGTCTCGCCCTCGTTCAGCTTCTCGATGCCGCTGATGTCGAAGACCTCGGTGCCGTCGAGCCCGAGCGACTTGTGCGACTCACCGTCGGGGAACTGCAGCGGGATGACACCCATACCGATCAGGTTCGAGCGGTGAATCCGCTCGAAGGACTCGGTGATGACCGCCTTGACGCCGAGGAGTGTGGTGCCCTTGGCCGCCCAGTCACGCGACGAGCCGGTGCCGTACTCCTTGCCGCCGAGCACGACGAGCGGGATGCCCTTCTCGGCGTAGTTCTGCGCCGCGTCGTAGATGAACGACTGCGGGGCCCCGTCCTGGGTGAAGTCCCGGGTGTACCCACCGGACACACCGTCGAGCAACTGGTTCTGCAGACGGATGTTGCCGAAGGTCGAGCGGATCATCACCTCGTGGTTACCGCGGCGGGCACCGAGCGAGTTGTAGTCCTTGCGGGCCACGCCGTGCGCGTCGAGATACTGGGCGGCCGGGGTGCCCGGCTTGATCGTCGACGCCGGCGAGATATGGTCGGTGGTGACCGAGTCGCCGAGCTTGGCCAGCACGCGGGCGCCCTTGATGTCGGAGACCGGGTCCGGCTGCGGCTTCATGCCCTCGAAGTACGGGGGCTTGCGCACGTAGGTCGACTCGTCATCCCACTCGAAGGTCTTGCCGTCCGGGGTCGGCAGGTTCTGCCAGCGCTCGTCCCCCTTGAACACGTCGGCGTAGTCGGCCGCATACTGCTCGGCCGAGATGGACGACGCGATGGTCTCCGAGATCTCCTCATTGGTCGGCCAGATGTCCTTGAGGAAGACGTCGTTGCCGTCCTGGTCCTGGCCCAGCGGATCGGACTCGAAATCGAAGTCCATGGTGCCGGCCAGCGCGTAGGCGATGACCAGCGGCGGCGACGCGAGGTAGTTCATCTTCACGTCGGGGTTGATCCGGCCCTCGAAGTTGCGGTTACCCGAGAGCACCGCGGTGGCGGTAAGGTCGTTGTCGTTGATCGCCTTGGAGATCTCCTCCGGCAGCGGGCCCGAGTTGCCGATGCAGGTGGTGCAGCCGTAGCCGACGAGGAAGAAGCCCAGCTTCTCCAGGTAGGGCCAGAGTCCGGCCTTGTCGTAGTAGCCGGTGACGACCTGCGAACCGGGGGCCATCGACGTCTTGACCCACGGCTTGGAGGTCAGGCCCTTTTCGACGGCCTTCTTGGCGAGCAGACCGGCACCGAGCATCACCGACGGGTTGGAGGTGTTGGTGCAGCTGGTGATCGAGGCGATGGTGACGATGCCGTGGTCGAGGATCATCGTGCCGCGCTCGGCCGATTCCACCTTCACCGGATTCGACGGCCGGCCCTCGGAGCCCTTGGCGGCGTTGTGCGCGGGCTCGTCGTCGGAGAACGAGAGCTTGGCGGCATCCGGCGAGGTGGCCGGTGCATCCGAGGCGGGGAAGCTCTCCTCGTTGGCCTCGTCGACTCCGTTGAGCTTGGGGGTGTTGCCCTCCTCGACGTAGTTGTGGATGTCCTTGCGGAAGGCGTTCTTGGCGTCCCACAACTCGATCCGGTCCTGCGGCCGCTTCGGCCCGGCGATCGACGGAACCACGTCGGCGAGGTCGAGTTCCAGGTACTCCGAGTACTGCGGCTCCTCGGCGTCCTTCTCCAGCCACATGCCCTGTTCCTTGGCATAGGCCTCGACGAGTTCCAGTGTCTCCTTGGACCGGCCGGTGAGCTCGAGGTAGTTGATGGTCTCGCCGTCGATCGGGAAGATCGCACAGGTCGAGCCGAACTCGGGGCTCATGTTGCCGATGGTGGCGCGGTTGGCCAGTGGCACCTCGGCGACGCCGTTGCCGTAGAACTCGACGAACTTGCCGACCACGCCGTGCTTACGCAGCATGTCGGTGATGGTGAGCACCACGTCGGTCGCGGTCACACCGGGCTTGGCGGCGCCGG is part of the Gordonia bronchialis DSM 43247 genome and encodes:
- a CDS encoding TetR/AcrR family transcriptional regulator, with protein sequence MPKVSDDHLAARRREILDGARHCFAEFGYDGATVKRIEESTGMSRGAIFHHFRDKEALFLALAQEDAERMADVAAEQGLVQVMRNVLARPQDFDWLGTRLEIARKLRTDAAFRDAWTAHSADLEKATLDRLQRGRETGRLRGDVPTAVLLDYLDLVLDGLITRLASGRPTEDLHAVLDLVEESVRATPPSGIAAAERT
- a CDS encoding aconitate hydratase; the protein is MSINSFGARGTLEVGDNSYEIYRLSAVEGTEKLPYALKVLAENLLRTEDGANITKEHIEAIANWDPNAEPSVEIQFTPARVIMQDFTGVPCVVDLATMRDAVKELGGDPDKVNPLAPAEMVIDHSVIIEAFGNAQAFERNVEIEYQRNEERYKFLRWGQGAFDDFRVVPPGTGIVHQVNIEHLARSVMVRDGVAYPDTCIGTDSHTTMENGLGVLGWGVGGIEAEAAMLGQPVSMLIPRVVGFKLTGAAKPGVTATDVVLTITDMLRKHGVVGKFVEFYGNGVAEVPLANRATIGNMSPEFGSTCAIFPIDGETINYLELTGRSKETLELVEAYAKEQGMWLEKDAEEPQYSEYLELDLADVVPSIAGPKRPQDRIELWDAKNAFRKDIHNYVEEGNTPKLNGVDEANEESFPASDAPATSPDAAKLSFSDDEPAHNAAKGSEGRPSNPVKVESAERGTMILDHGIVTIASITSCTNTSNPSVMLGAGLLAKKAVEKGLTSKPWVKTSMAPGSQVVTGYYDKAGLWPYLEKLGFFLVGYGCTTCIGNSGPLPEEISKAINDNDLTATAVLSGNRNFEGRINPDVKMNYLASPPLVIAYALAGTMDFDFESDPLGQDQDGNDVFLKDIWPTNEEISETIASSISAEQYAADYADVFKGDERWQNLPTPDGKTFEWDDESTYVRKPPYFEGMKPQPDPVSDIKGARVLAKLGDSVTTDHISPASTIKPGTPAAQYLDAHGVARKDYNSLGARRGNHEVMIRSTFGNIRLQNQLLDGVSGGYTRDFTQDGAPQSFIYDAAQNYAEKGIPLVVLGGKEYGTGSSRDWAAKGTTLLGVKAVITESFERIHRSNLIGMGVIPLQFPDGESHKSLGLDGTEVFDISGIEKLNEGETPATVHVTATKEDGSTIEFDAKVRIDTPGEADYYRNGGILQYVLRNMINS